In Deinococcus psychrotolerans, a genomic segment contains:
- a CDS encoding DMT family transporter produces the protein MGWTVLVLAGLCEIGFTTCLKLSDGFKKIWPSVLFLVFTIASFSLMSQALKTLPLGTVYAVWTGIGAVGTAIIGFMFFKEEATPLRLGLLGTVVLAIIGLRVVP, from the coding sequence ATGGGATGGACGGTATTGGTGCTGGCTGGGCTGTGCGAGATCGGCTTCACGACTTGCCTCAAGCTGAGCGACGGCTTCAAGAAAATTTGGCCGAGTGTGCTATTTCTGGTGTTCACCATCGCCAGCTTCAGTTTGATGAGTCAGGCGCTCAAGACGCTGCCGCTCGGCACGGTCTACGCGGTCTGGACGGGGATCGGTGCAGTGGGCACGGCGATCATCGGCTTCATGTTCTTTAAGGAAGAGGCCACGCCGCTGCGGTTGGGGCTGCTCGGCACGGTGGTGCTGGCGATCATCGGGCTGCGGGTGGTGCCGTGA
- a CDS encoding low temperature requirement protein A, with protein sequence MSSAAADSPDADPLANSSASTATDVAAENKSPQQEQRATWLELFFDLIFVTAFDQLAKRFSDDDTLRGFSTFALMFVAVWWAWVGNTLFAGRYGNQERPYRWGTALQLLSMGGLALGVLGDLRDVGAFFSVVFAVNRFILVGMYAFQARSSDSPELAYTQIRTFGLSAVVWLGSAWLPPGWQQVAWGSAVGIDALASLVSRRVQGQNLPHPEHLPERVGLLTIISLGAVITEIVAGTGNKPLSFVDQLPAALSLLLSLALFKLYFDEARDLPVLLAHRDGRVGTLLVWLYSHLPLTLALTALGVGIGHGIAHEGKEADQVERITVGLSLTAIFVNLATLRFVTQHALGKLRMDLSVWALLLSSAAMLGLMFAPLGTLPYQAATLAVCGAALIAVWRDPARRFLSRTEEAVTEEIHQAGDRSDDEQPPTPRT encoded by the coding sequence GTGAGTTCGGCTGCCGCCGATTCACCCGACGCCGACCCCTTAGCCAACTCTTCAGCCAGTACCGCCACCGACGTGGCCGCCGAAAACAAATCGCCGCAGCAAGAGCAGCGGGCCACCTGGCTGGAACTGTTTTTCGATTTGATCTTCGTGACCGCCTTCGACCAGCTCGCCAAGCGCTTCAGCGACGACGACACCCTGCGCGGCTTCAGCACTTTCGCGCTGATGTTCGTGGCGGTGTGGTGGGCCTGGGTGGGCAACACCCTCTTCGCGGGGCGCTACGGCAATCAGGAGCGCCCCTACCGCTGGGGCACGGCGCTGCAACTGCTCAGTATGGGCGGCCTCGCTTTGGGGGTGCTGGGCGACTTGCGCGACGTGGGGGCTTTTTTCAGCGTGGTGTTTGCCGTCAACCGGTTCATTCTGGTGGGCATGTACGCTTTTCAGGCCAGGTCGTCTGACAGCCCTGAACTGGCCTACACCCAGATACGCACCTTCGGGCTGAGCGCCGTCGTGTGGCTGGGCTCGGCATGGTTGCCGCCCGGCTGGCAGCAGGTCGCCTGGGGCAGCGCCGTGGGCATAGACGCGCTGGCCTCGCTGGTTTCGCGGCGGGTGCAGGGCCAGAACCTGCCACACCCCGAGCACCTGCCGGAGCGCGTCGGGCTGCTGACCATCATCTCGCTCGGGGCGGTGATTACCGAAATCGTGGCGGGCACGGGCAATAAGCCGCTCAGTTTCGTGGATCAGCTTCCGGCGGCCCTCTCGCTGCTGCTGAGTCTGGCCCTCTTCAAGCTCTACTTTGACGAAGCCCGCGACCTGCCGGTGCTGCTGGCCCACCGCGACGGGCGGGTGGGTACGCTGCTGGTGTGGCTCTACAGCCATTTGCCGCTGACCTTGGCGCTGACCGCGCTGGGCGTCGGCATCGGCCACGGCATCGCGCACGAGGGTAAAGAAGCCGACCAAGTTGAGCGGATCACCGTAGGCCTGTCCCTGACGGCGATTTTCGTCAACCTGGCAACGCTGCGTTTCGTGACCCAGCACGCGCTGGGCAAACTGCGAATGGATTTGAGCGTTTGGGCGCTCCTGCTCAGCAGCGCGGCCATGCTGGGCCTGATGTTCGCGCCGCTGGGGACTTTGCCTTATCAGGCCGCGACCCTCGCGGTGTGCGGCGCGGCCCTGATTGCCGTTTGGCGCGACCCTGCCCGGCGCTTTCTCAGCCGAACCGAGGAAGCGGTGACCGAGGAGATTCACCAAGCCGGTGACCGCTCCGATGACGAACAGCCGCCCACACCGCGAACCTGA
- a CDS encoding DMT family transporter translates to MSGPRWTGWHWLVLAGLLEIGFATALKLEQTRPQFLYLFLVCAYFSFDFLARALKTIPLGTAYAIWTGIGSVGAVAVGSLMFGESLSPLRLALLGVLVAALIGLKLSSSSKDAQA, encoded by the coding sequence GTGAGTGGCCCGCGCTGGACAGGGTGGCACTGGCTGGTGCTGGCGGGCCTCCTCGAAATCGGTTTTGCCACCGCTCTGAAGCTGGAGCAGACCCGCCCGCAGTTCCTGTATCTCTTTTTGGTCTGCGCTTATTTCAGCTTCGACTTCCTCGCCCGCGCCCTCAAAACCATTCCGCTGGGCACGGCCTACGCCATCTGGACGGGCATCGGCTCGGTGGGCGCAGTCGCGGTCGGCAGCTTGATGTTCGGCGAGAGCCTCAGCCCACTGCGGCTGGCCCTGCTGGGCGTACTTGTCGCGGCGCTGATCGGCCTGAAGCTGTCGAGCAGCAGCAAAGACGCTCAGGCCTGA
- a CDS encoding SDR family NAD(P)-dependent oxidoreductase — translation MTTLILGATGGIGSALVQSWPDNELYLSGRDEVKLQALAQPLNAKALKVDVGFESQVSKLFGELPDNLDTIVYAAGSAYPEALASAKAESVRHVWNANYFGLLWTLKYGLPKLASGGRLYVIGAREDLTTARGFSQYAASKAAVARLLTITRLEARGKTLTLVLPPAVDTGLWAQVGKVPKGAVTPQVVAEAIVADRSGAGQEELRV, via the coding sequence ATGACCACGCTTATTCTCGGCGCAACTGGCGGCATCGGCTCGGCTCTCGTTCAAAGTTGGCCTGACAACGAGCTTTATCTCAGCGGGCGCGACGAAGTCAAGCTCCAAGCGTTGGCCCAACCGCTCAATGCAAAGGCCCTCAAAGTAGATGTCGGCTTTGAAAGTCAGGTCAGCAAGCTCTTCGGGGAGCTTCCAGACAACCTAGACACCATCGTCTATGCAGCGGGGTCGGCTTACCCGGAAGCGCTGGCGAGTGCCAAAGCTGAAAGCGTGCGCCACGTCTGGAACGCCAATTATTTTGGGCTGCTGTGGACACTCAAGTACGGGCTGCCTAAATTGGCCTCGGGCGGGCGGCTGTACGTCATCGGCGCACGCGAAGACCTGACCACCGCGAGGGGATTTTCGCAGTACGCGGCCAGCAAGGCGGCGGTGGCGCGGCTGCTGACCATTACCCGCCTGGAAGCACGCGGCAAAACGCTGACACTGGTGCTGCCGCCCGCCGTGGACACGGGGCTGTGGGCGCAGGTCGGCAAGGTGCCCAAAGGCGCAGTGACGCCGCAAGTGGTGGCCGAGGCGATAGTGGCCGACCGCAGCGGAGCAGGACAGGAGGAGCTGCGCGTCTGA
- the ruvA gene encoding Holliday junction branch migration protein RuvA, translating to MIAFLSGVVREVREHSAIVLTGGVGYEVLCPASTLAKLKVGDVAELHTRLVVREDAWTLFGFSETDSLKLFELLTSVTGVGPKLGLALLSAMPVSALAQGLLSGDSKLLSSVSGVGKKTAERLVLELQNKVPEHLAAPTVGGKRQRVISTAGQDAVEALLALGFRDAQVRSVVSELLASDSEQSADQLIRKSLGRLR from the coding sequence ATGATTGCTTTCCTCTCCGGCGTGGTGCGCGAAGTGCGCGAACACAGCGCCATAGTGCTTACCGGCGGCGTCGGCTACGAAGTGCTGTGTCCCGCTTCTACCCTCGCCAAACTCAAAGTAGGCGACGTGGCCGAACTCCACACCCGCTTGGTGGTGCGCGAAGACGCTTGGACGCTGTTCGGTTTTTCCGAGACCGACAGCCTCAAGCTGTTTGAGCTGCTGACCAGCGTGACTGGCGTGGGGCCAAAGCTGGGGCTGGCGCTGCTGTCGGCCATGCCAGTTTCGGCACTGGCTCAGGGACTGCTCAGCGGCGACAGCAAGCTGCTTTCCAGCGTGTCCGGCGTGGGCAAAAAGACCGCCGAGCGCCTGGTATTAGAACTTCAAAACAAGGTGCCGGAACACCTCGCTGCGCCCACGGTGGGCGGCAAGCGGCAGCGGGTCATCAGCACAGCGGGGCAGGACGCGGTGGAAGCGCTGCTGGCGCTGGGCTTCCGCGACGCGCAGGTGCGTTCGGTGGTCTCGGAACTCCTGGCCAGCGATTCTGAGCAAAGCGCCGACCAACTCATTCGCAAAAGTCTGGGCCGCTTGCGGTGA
- a CDS encoding MDR family oxidoreductase yields MTQNSGIQNSNALPATFRALLLTKDGDAVSANVTDVSSQDLPAGEVTVKVDASDLNYKDGLAILGKLGIRTYPMVPGIDFAGTVLDSSDSRYQAGDAVTLTGWGVGERHWGGYAELARVKADWLVKTPERFSAAEAMAVGTAGLTAMLCVMALEDAGLKPEDGEVLVTGAAGGVGSVAVSLLAARGYRVTAATGRAETEGEYLRGLGASELLDRHELSALKKPLEKERWAAAVDVAGGATLAGVLASTKYGGHVAACGLADSASLTTSVLPFILRNVTLHGVDSVQCPAPQRQRAWDRLAAELPEKLLKDGVQMAKLEDLPRLATEILAGQVRGRTVIKLS; encoded by the coding sequence ATGACCCAAAACTCAGGCATTCAAAACTCAAACGCCCTGCCCGCCACCTTCCGCGCCCTGCTGCTCACCAAAGACGGCGACGCGGTGAGCGCCAACGTCACCGACGTGTCCAGTCAGGATTTGCCTGCCGGCGAGGTGACGGTAAAAGTGGACGCGTCCGACCTGAACTACAAAGACGGGCTGGCGATTTTGGGCAAGCTGGGCATCCGCACCTATCCGATGGTGCCGGGCATCGACTTTGCCGGAACGGTGCTCGACAGCTCGGACTCACGCTATCAGGCGGGCGACGCCGTGACCCTGACCGGCTGGGGCGTGGGCGAGCGGCACTGGGGCGGCTACGCTGAACTGGCCCGTGTCAAAGCCGACTGGCTGGTCAAAACGCCCGAACGTTTCAGCGCCGCCGAAGCGATGGCGGTGGGCACAGCGGGACTGACTGCCATGCTGTGCGTGATGGCCTTAGAAGACGCGGGCCTTAAACCGGAAGATGGCGAGGTGCTGGTCACGGGCGCGGCAGGCGGGGTGGGCAGCGTGGCCGTCAGTTTGCTGGCCGCACGCGGCTACCGCGTCACCGCTGCCACAGGCAGGGCCGAAACCGAGGGCGAGTACCTGCGCGGGCTGGGCGCATCCGAGTTGCTTGACCGCCATGAGCTGAGCGCCCTCAAAAAGCCGCTGGAAAAAGAGCGCTGGGCGGCGGCGGTGGACGTGGCAGGCGGCGCGACGCTGGCAGGCGTGCTGGCCAGCACCAAGTACGGCGGCCACGTGGCGGCCTGCGGACTGGCCGACAGCGCCAGCCTGACGACCTCGGTGCTGCCCTTTATTTTAAGAAACGTCACACTGCACGGCGTGGACAGCGTGCAGTGCCCCGCGCCTCAGCGCCAGCGGGCTTGGGACAGGCTGGCCGCCGAGCTACCTGAAAAGCTGCTTAAGGACGGCGTGCAGATGGCCAAGCTGGAAGACCTGCCGCGACTGGCGACGGAGATTCTGGCCGGGCAGGTGCGGGGCCGCACGGTGATCAAGCTGAGTTGA
- a CDS encoding bifunctional 5,10-methylenetetrahydrofolate dehydrogenase/5,10-methenyltetrahydrofolate cyclohydrolase: MQLLGKPLAAGVTAEVRARLSALGALHLVSVVASGDPATLVYVESKRRQAEKLGVRLSVRDLGAEVSQAELHRVLRELSDDETVHGVVLELPLAPALDPDAALRQIVHPKDIEGLTPANLALVSAGRESEALLPPTPRSVRFLLREALELSGARVAIIGPGRTVGRPLAWMLNNRGATVTLCNEFTRDLAGVLERQDAVVVAVGRAGLLKPEHVLPHHVVIDAGINVTAGGVVGDVAPEVGEIVRAYTPVPGGVGPLTSALMFQNLVRAVRLQRGEKVE, from the coding sequence ATGCAACTTCTGGGTAAACCGCTGGCAGCGGGCGTGACGGCGGAGGTTCGGGCGCGACTCTCGGCTTTGGGAGCGCTGCACTTAGTCAGTGTGGTGGCGTCGGGCGATCCGGCGACGCTGGTGTATGTGGAGAGCAAGCGCCGTCAGGCCGAAAAACTCGGCGTGCGCTTGAGCGTGCGCGACCTCGGCGCTGAGGTGAGTCAGGCCGAGTTGCACCGCGTTCTGCGCGAACTCTCGGACGATGAGACGGTTCACGGCGTCGTCTTGGAATTGCCGCTGGCCCCGGCGCTTGATCCCGACGCGGCGCTGCGCCAGATCGTTCACCCCAAAGACATAGAGGGCCTGACGCCCGCCAATTTGGCGTTGGTTTCGGCGGGCCGCGAGTCCGAAGCCCTGCTGCCGCCCACCCCGCGCAGCGTGCGCTTTTTGCTCCGCGAAGCACTGGAACTCTCGGGCGCGAGGGTGGCCATCATCGGGCCGGGCCGCACGGTGGGCCGCCCCCTGGCCTGGATGCTCAACAACCGGGGCGCGACGGTGACGCTGTGCAATGAATTCACCCGAGATCTGGCGGGCGTGCTGGAGAGGCAAGACGCGGTGGTGGTGGCAGTGGGCCGGGCCGGACTGCTCAAACCCGAACACGTTTTGCCGCACCATGTCGTGATTGACGCGGGCATCAACGTGACGGCTGGGGGCGTCGTCGGTGATGTAGCTCCCGAAGTCGGCGAGATCGTGCGGGCCTACACGCCTGTGCCCGGCGGCGTTGGCCCACTGACCAGCGCGTTGATGTTTCAAAACTTGGTGCGGGCAGTGCGGCTCCAGCGGGGGGAAAAAGTGGAGTGA
- the purH gene encoding bifunctional phosphoribosylaminoimidazolecarboxamide formyltransferase/IMP cyclohydrolase, with the protein MSDSVQHPQKQALISVSDKSGVVDFARALTEQGWAILSTGGTLSALQAAGVPATKVADVTGFPEILDGRVKTLHPKIHGGILARRTPEHLSELAQHGIGPIDLVCVNLYPFCETVASGADLETAIENIDIGGPAMIRAAAKNFESVLILVDPADYPLALQAEVSQTDRRHLAAKAYAHTSSYDAAITAYLSEPSGDSLSSDSISGEDFPKEVSLPLTQIADLRYGENPHQQATVYRLGAQTGPVLDAEVLSGKAMSFNNYADTDAAWALVSEFADSSAACVAVKHANPCGVAVATTPKEAWERARDADTLSVFGGVVAINRPIDLETAKATRGTFLEVLIAPDIDADALTWLREKKPDLRVLRAGKRLASGLDYRPLIGGFLAQKRDERLWDDLCPEVVTNKQPTEAEWKDLAFAWLVAKHARSNNVVLARGGVTVGIGAGAVSRIWAAERAVQNAGEMARGAVMASEAFFPFDDVVRLAGSVGVSAIIQPGGAKRDPEVIAAANELGISMVLTGSRHFKH; encoded by the coding sequence ATGTCAGATTCAGTTCAGCATCCCCAAAAGCAAGCCCTCATCTCGGTGAGCGACAAGTCCGGCGTCGTTGACTTTGCCCGCGCCCTGACCGAGCAAGGCTGGGCCATCCTATCTACCGGCGGAACCCTCAGCGCCCTGCAAGCGGCGGGCGTTCCGGCAACCAAAGTGGCCGACGTCACCGGTTTTCCCGAAATTCTGGATGGCCGGGTCAAGACCCTGCATCCCAAGATTCACGGCGGCATTTTGGCGCGGCGCACGCCCGAGCACCTCTCCGAACTCGCTCAGCACGGCATCGGGCCGATTGATCTGGTGTGCGTCAACCTCTATCCGTTCTGCGAAACGGTGGCGTCGGGGGCCGACTTGGAGACGGCCATTGAAAACATAGACATCGGCGGCCCGGCCATGATTCGCGCCGCTGCCAAGAACTTTGAGAGCGTGCTGATCTTGGTCGATCCCGCCGACTACCCGCTGGCCCTGCAGGCCGAGGTTTCGCAGACGGATCGCCGCCACCTCGCGGCCAAAGCCTATGCCCATACCAGCAGCTACGACGCGGCGATCACGGCTTATTTGTCTGAACCATCCGGCGACAGTCTTTCTAGCGACAGTATTTCCGGCGAAGATTTCCCAAAAGAAGTCAGCTTGCCCCTCACCCAGATTGCCGATCTGCGCTACGGCGAAAACCCCCACCAGCAGGCCACCGTCTACCGCCTCGGCGCTCAGACGGGGCCGGTGCTTGACGCCGAAGTGCTGAGCGGCAAGGCCATGAGCTTCAACAACTACGCCGACACCGACGCGGCCTGGGCACTGGTGAGCGAGTTCGCAGACAGCAGCGCGGCTTGCGTGGCGGTCAAGCACGCCAACCCCTGCGGCGTGGCGGTGGCAACCACTCCGAAAGAAGCCTGGGAACGCGCCCGCGACGCCGATACCCTCAGCGTGTTTGGCGGCGTGGTGGCGATCAACCGGCCCATTGATCTGGAGACGGCCAAAGCCACCAGAGGCACTTTTCTGGAAGTGCTGATCGCCCCCGACATTGACGCAGACGCCCTGACGTGGCTGCGCGAAAAGAAACCCGACTTGCGGGTGCTGCGGGCAGGTAAACGTCTGGCATCGGGCTTGGACTACCGCCCGCTCATCGGCGGCTTTCTGGCCCAGAAACGCGATGAGCGGCTGTGGGACGACCTTTGCCCCGAAGTGGTAACAAACAAGCAGCCGACGGAAGCCGAGTGGAAAGATTTGGCCTTCGCCTGGCTGGTCGCCAAGCACGCCCGCAGCAACAATGTGGTGCTGGCAAGAGGCGGCGTCACGGTGGGCATCGGCGCGGGGGCGGTCAGCCGCATCTGGGCCGCCGAGCGGGCGGTGCAGAACGCCGGGGAGATGGCACGCGGCGCGGTGATGGCGTCCGAAGCGTTTTTCCCTTTTGACGACGTGGTGCGGCTGGCCGGCAGCGTGGGAGTCAGCGCCATCATCCAGCCGGGCGGAGCCAAGCGAGACCCGGAAGTGATCGCCGCCGCCAACGAACTCGGGATCAGCATGGTGCTGACCGGCTCGCGGCACTTCAAGCATTAA
- a CDS encoding TetR/AcrR family transcriptional regulator has translation MPRIVDHDQRRRELAETVWALVREHGVAGVSLRQITERSGWSSGAIRHYLPHREAILMFAAQHIAQRIEARMLGLRRTADVLGDFLNLLREVLPLDSERRAESQVWLAFVGLSISDPGLADTQGVAYRALSEVFREVFEGFAELGCLNHPAPENAAREIQALIDGLNVHLLLNQITPEAAWATVETRVRQLIQPPTDQETT, from the coding sequence ATGCCCCGTATTGTCGATCATGATCAGCGCCGCCGCGAACTGGCCGAAACCGTCTGGGCACTGGTGCGCGAACACGGCGTGGCGGGCGTCAGCCTGAGACAGATCACCGAGCGTTCCGGCTGGTCGAGTGGCGCGATCAGGCATTATCTGCCGCACCGAGAAGCGATCCTGATGTTTGCCGCGCAGCACATCGCCCAGCGCATCGAAGCGCGGATGCTGGGGCTGCGGCGCACCGCAGACGTACTGGGCGACTTCCTGAATCTGCTGCGTGAGGTGCTGCCGCTCGACAGCGAGCGCCGCGCCGAATCGCAGGTCTGGCTGGCCTTTGTCGGCCTGAGCATCAGCGATCCGGGTCTGGCCGATACTCAGGGGGTGGCCTACCGCGCCCTGAGTGAGGTCTTTCGGGAAGTTTTTGAAGGGTTCGCCGAGTTGGGCTGCTTGAATCACCCGGCCCCTGAGAACGCCGCCCGCGAGATTCAGGCGCTGATCGACGGCCTGAATGTTCACTTGCTGCTGAATCAGATCACGCCCGAAGCTGCCTGGGCCACCGTGGAGACGCGCGTTCGGCAACTAATCCAGCCACCAACAGACCAAGAAACGACCTAG
- a CDS encoding insulinase family protein encodes MTISEQGRLETLPKVGDQLGRYTVERVESLPDTASTYIQLRHELGSRHIHIARADENAGFAVTFPTVPKDSTGVPHILEHIALMGSKNYPVSDPFFAMIPRSLNTFMNAMTAADWTTYLFSTRNPSDFKNLLSIYLDAAFFPRMTRFSFLRDGHRFENADPADPKSELKMQGVVYNEMKGAMASAGAVLYKALGKALYPDLTYANNSGGEPANIPDLTYEDLKAFHAAHYHPSNAFFYSYGQMPLAELLATIERDVMSQFEPNVLDVRIPDQANFESPRRTEVHYPSSDTERGAQVVVAWKVTPTYQAYDNLKWSVLSEVLLGNPAAPLYKPLIDSGLGSALADGSGYSDNFREAAFGAGLKGLSAENAGKVEALVLDTLAQIEREGLDDALIDSALHQFEIAQREVSNAGTPYALKMLFAVVNPWLYGGDPVASLNLAAELEKLSAERKAGRVFEPMIREWLLENPHRVTLTLTPDPAMQDQQAEAEKAMVARLSASLTDEDRAAIVADALMLQNAPADDHSLLPTLGLPDVTLSVPRPDYQMEQQGHAEVYRSAQPTGGLIYLDVQVPLPELSQDQLELLPFYAFAVTRNGAANLSEVELTRRIEAVTGGIGAASGKGNGPDQISEIRTSLTFSGKALSRNKDALVELLRDVIAAPKFSAERLSQLVNQRVSGMRSSIIGNGSAYASTLAGAQVSPLEALGELQGGVTAFKRYQAWQAAGNWSELQGRLDELSKVVTTASARLVLSAPESDLALDLSPLATLFGGAARQTLTPALAPHVPQARTMDTPVAYNAVSFATVPYVHADSPALLVLSKLLRTEYLLKELREKGGAYGGGASFDPRTGSFDLTSFRDPHIGRTFEVFGKLDEFLSSDDLGERQLTEAILSASRQLDPLLSADSLARNRIFSDLAGFSADRQEDYKARMMKVTLEDLRRVQQSYLLPERAGYATFSGRDPNAETAEQHLKFEVESI; translated from the coding sequence ATGACCATCTCAGAACAGGGCCGCTTAGAAACCCTTCCCAAAGTCGGCGACCAACTGGGCCGCTACACCGTTGAGCGCGTGGAAAGCCTGCCCGACACGGCGTCCACCTATATCCAACTGCGCCACGAACTCGGCAGCCGCCACATTCACATTGCCCGCGCCGACGAGAACGCCGGATTCGCCGTGACCTTTCCCACCGTGCCCAAAGACAGCACCGGCGTGCCGCACATCCTGGAGCACATCGCCCTGATGGGTTCTAAAAACTATCCGGTGTCCGATCCGTTTTTTGCCATGATCCCGCGCTCACTCAACACCTTCATGAACGCCATGACGGCAGCCGACTGGACGACTTATTTGTTTTCCACGCGCAACCCCAGCGATTTCAAGAACCTGCTGAGCATTTACCTCGACGCTGCTTTCTTCCCGCGCATGACCCGCTTCAGCTTTCTGCGCGACGGCCACCGTTTCGAGAATGCCGATCCCGCCGACCCGAAGTCCGAACTCAAAATGCAGGGCGTGGTCTATAACGAGATGAAAGGCGCGATGGCCAGCGCGGGCGCGGTGCTCTACAAAGCGCTGGGCAAGGCTCTGTACCCTGATCTGACCTACGCCAACAACTCTGGCGGCGAACCGGCCAACATTCCCGATCTGACGTACGAAGACCTCAAAGCCTTCCACGCGGCCCACTACCACCCGTCCAACGCCTTTTTCTACAGCTACGGCCAGATGCCGCTCGCCGAGCTGCTGGCGACCATCGAGCGTGACGTGATGAGCCAGTTTGAGCCGAACGTACTGGACGTCCGCATTCCCGATCAGGCCAACTTCGAGTCTCCGCGCCGAACGGAAGTGCATTACCCGTCCAGCGACACCGAACGCGGGGCGCAGGTGGTGGTGGCCTGGAAAGTGACGCCGACCTATCAGGCCTACGACAACCTCAAATGGAGCGTGCTGAGCGAGGTGCTGCTGGGCAATCCGGCGGCTCCGCTCTACAAGCCGCTGATCGATTCGGGACTGGGCAGCGCTCTGGCCGACGGCAGCGGCTACAGCGACAACTTCCGCGAGGCGGCCTTCGGGGCGGGCCTCAAGGGGCTGAGCGCCGAGAACGCGGGCAAGGTGGAAGCGCTGGTGCTCGACACGCTGGCCCAGATCGAGCGCGAGGGTTTAGATGACGCCCTGATCGACAGCGCCCTGCACCAGTTCGAGATCGCCCAGCGCGAGGTGAGCAACGCGGGCACGCCCTACGCTCTCAAGATGCTGTTCGCGGTGGTCAATCCGTGGCTCTACGGCGGCGATCCGGTGGCCAGCCTGAATCTGGCCGCCGAGCTGGAAAAACTCAGCGCCGAGCGCAAGGCGGGCCGGGTCTTCGAGCCGATGATCCGTGAATGGCTCCTAGAGAACCCGCACCGCGTGACCCTGACCCTGACGCCCGACCCGGCCATGCAAGACCAGCAGGCTGAGGCCGAGAAAGCCATGGTGGCCCGCCTCAGCGCGAGTCTCACCGACGAAGACCGCGCCGCCATCGTGGCCGACGCTTTGATGCTGCAAAATGCCCCCGCTGACGATCACTCGCTGCTGCCCACACTGGGCTTGCCGGACGTGACGCTGAGCGTGCCGCGCCCCGATTATCAGATGGAGCAGCAGGGCCACGCCGAGGTTTACCGCTCGGCCCAGCCGACAGGCGGCCTGATTTACTTGGACGTGCAGGTGCCGCTGCCGGAACTGAGTCAGGATCAGCTTGAACTGTTGCCGTTCTACGCCTTCGCTGTGACACGCAACGGTGCGGCGAATCTCAGCGAAGTGGAATTGACCCGCCGAATCGAAGCTGTAACCGGCGGGATCGGCGCAGCGTCGGGTAAGGGCAACGGCCCCGATCAGATCAGCGAGATTCGCACCAGTTTGACCTTCAGCGGCAAGGCGTTGTCGCGCAACAAGGACGCCCTGGTCGAACTGCTGCGGGACGTGATCGCCGCGCCCAAGTTCAGCGCCGAGCGCCTTAGCCAGCTGGTCAATCAGCGGGTTTCGGGAATGCGTTCCAGCATCATCGGCAACGGTTCGGCCTATGCCTCGACCCTCGCCGGAGCGCAAGTCAGCCCACTAGAAGCGCTGGGCGAGTTGCAGGGCGGCGTCACCGCTTTCAAGCGCTATCAAGCCTGGCAAGCGGCGGGCAACTGGAGCGAGCTGCAAGGCCGCCTGGACGAACTCAGCAAGGTCGTCACCACTGCCAGCGCCCGCCTGGTACTGAGCGCCCCGGAGAGCGATCTGGCCCTCGACCTGTCGCCGCTGGCCACGCTGTTCGGCGGCGCGGCGCGGCAGACCCTAACTCCCGCGCTGGCTCCGCACGTTCCGCAGGCCCGCACCATGGATACGCCCGTGGCCTACAACGCGGTTTCGTTTGCCACCGTGCCTTACGTTCACGCCGACAGCCCGGCATTGTTGGTACTCAGCAAGCTGCTGCGAACCGAGTATCTGCTCAAGGAGCTGCGCGAGAAGGGCGGCGCATACGGAGGCGGGGCCAGCTTCGATCCGCGCACCGGCTCGTTTGATCTGACCAGCTTCCGCGACCCGCACATTGGCCGCACGTTTGAAGTGTTCGGCAAGCTGGACGAGTTCCTGAGCAGTGACGATCTGGGCGAGCGCCAACTCACCGAGGCGATCCTGAGCGCCAGCCGCCAGCTCGATCCGCTGCTGAGCGCCGACAGTCTGGCCCGCAACCGGATTTTCTCCGATCTGGCCGGATTTAGCGCTGACCGCCAGGAAGACTACAAAGCTCGCATGATGAAGGTGACGCTTGAAGACCTGCGCCGCGTGCAGCAAAGCTACCTGCTGCCCGAACGCGCCGGATACGCCACCTTCTCGGGCCGCGACCCCAACGCGGAGACGGCAGAGCAGCACCTGAAGTTTGAAGTGGAAAGTATTTAA